In the genome of Caldisphaera lagunensis DSM 15908, the window TTCTTTTTCTTCCATACATATCTCCCATTCTGCCTAAGCTTAAAACTAAGCTAGTGCTTGCGAGCAAATAACCAATAACTATCCATACTATTGTTACGTAATCTGCATGAAGATCTTCTGTTATAGGCACTAATGCCAAAAGAACAACAGTGCTATCTATTGCTGACATAAATGACCCAACACTCGTAACAGAGAGCGCCTTCCATTTATATTCCATAGTATCCCCCTTGATAGTTGTTAATTCTTTAGGCTATATATCTTTTTTGTATATAAAATAAATTTATTGAAATTATTAAAAATTATTATTAAAAATTTTTTATTTATAGTTAAATATTAACTATTGATTGGAGTATATTTTCATATTTTTCTTTATTGCAATAATATGTATTATTTTCATATTGAGACATCTCTCTTATTAATTTCTCTTTTGTAGTATCATCAATTATAAATTCTGCATATGAAAACACTACTGTATTCTCTTCTTGTATATGAGAATCTAATATAGATGTTAAATCATTTAAAATATTTTTAGTATCATTAAAATTTCTTTTATTTATGTTTAACTCTAATTGAGATTCCAAGTTTTCAATAATCCTATGCTCATCTATCATTTTGTTAGCCAATGAAGCCTCATCACCACCTTTATTTATTAAATAAGGAAATATGAATATTTCTTCCTTTTTGTGATGGCAATTACCTACAAACTCTTTTAATATTTTCAAAAGGCTATTTAATTTGTTTAGATCTTCATTATTAATATCATAATTTTTTATGAAAGAGTTTACTCTTGAAA includes:
- a CDS encoding hemerythrin domain-containing protein, whose amino-acid sequence is MIAVTIELQDEHDFISRVNSFIKNYDINNEDLNKLNSLLKILKEFVGNCHHKKEEIFIFPYLINKGGDEASLANKMIDEHRIIENLESQLELNINKRNFNDTKNILNDLTSILDSHIQEENTVVFSYAEFIIDDTTKEKLIREMSQYENNTYYCNKEKYENILQSIVNI